In a single window of the Oculatellaceae cyanobacterium genome:
- the cysE gene encoding serine O-acetyltransferase: protein MFSTFLADFRIIFERDPAARNWLEVLLCYPGLQALLFHRFAHWLNSFKLPLIPRFISHLARFLTGIEIHPGAKIGRGVFIDHGMGVVIGETAIVGDYALIYQGVTLGGTGKESGKRHPTLGEYVVVGAGAKVLGNIQIGSNVRIGAGSVVLRDVPSDCTVVGIPGRILYRSGVRVNPLEHGSLPDSEAAVIRALIDRIESLEQHVQELQQQPSLTTAVFHKAKADNDSSKVPVGAAPCCGVDDGIIRDFLDGAGI, encoded by the coding sequence GTGTTTTCTACTTTCTTAGCTGACTTCCGTATCATCTTCGAGCGAGATCCTGCCGCCCGCAACTGGCTGGAAGTTTTGTTGTGCTATCCAGGGTTACAGGCGCTGCTATTTCATCGCTTTGCTCATTGGTTAAACTCATTTAAACTTCCCCTCATTCCCCGATTTATTTCCCACTTAGCACGCTTTTTAACTGGGATTGAAATTCACCCAGGAGCGAAAATTGGGCGGGGTGTGTTCATCGATCACGGCATGGGTGTCGTGATTGGGGAAACCGCAATTGTGGGAGATTATGCTTTAATTTATCAGGGTGTCACCCTTGGGGGTACTGGTAAAGAAAGCGGCAAGCGTCACCCAACATTAGGGGAATATGTAGTAGTTGGTGCTGGTGCTAAAGTTTTAGGTAATATCCAAATTGGCAGCAACGTCCGTATTGGTGCTGGTTCGGTTGTGCTGCGCGATGTACCTTCTGATTGCACAGTAGTAGGTATTCCAGGTAGGATTCTTTACCGCTCTGGTGTACGGGTAAATCCCTTGGAGCATGGTAGTTTGCCTGACTCGGAAGCAGCAGTAATTCGTGCGTTGATCGACAGAATTGAATCCCTTGAGCAGCACGTGCAAGAGCTACAGCAGCAACCTTCTTTGACAACTGCTGTATTTCATAAAGCTAAGGCAGATAATGACTCATCAAAAGTGCCAGTGGGAGCCGCCCCCTGTTGCGGTGTTGATGATGGCATAATTCGGGACTTTTTAGATGGCGCAGGCATTTGA
- a CDS encoding AAA family ATPase, producing the protein MILIPNYTIIETIAESKKNIIFRCLREESKQQILLKIINRKHPSAKDIAHLQHEYTVSKNLQIEGVIKPLALEEQNNIYLLTLENFIGISLQKILGFQKIDLSVFLALAIQIVQSLEELHKHNIIHQDLQPENIIVNLKEKKIKITGFSLSSLLSRETQTAINPTQLEGNLTYISPEQTGRINRFIDYRTDFYSLGITFYEMLTGQLPFPTTDVMELIHCHIAKQPVPPHQLIPEIPLVISDIVMKLLSKTAEERYQSAFGIKADLETCLNHLQDLGNIPQFFLAINDISEQLQIPQKLYGREQEIAQILAAFDRINNGKSEFLLVAGYSGAGKSALVNEIHKPIIERRGYFISGKFDQFKRNIPYASLTQAFSELIRQLLTENSQNIENWRQKILDAVGVNGQVITGVIPEVELIIGKQPNVPNLGATESQNRFNLVFQKFVGVFTRQEHPLVLFLDDLQWADAASLNLIKLIISDDNSQHLLLIGAYRDHEVDDFHPLTQTINEIKKSNTLISTLSLSPLNFSQINQLIADTLKCNLEDSENLANLVCNKTHGNPFFLTQLLKSIYQEKILFYNKNFCGWQWDVELINDLGITDNVVQLMVGKLNKLDQNTQDILKLAACIGNKFSLEILSIINDKSLVTTANQLWEALQAGLILPLSNAYKIPLLATTELSVVASNLSWHHDNLVIEYKFLHDRVQQAAYSLIPEHRKQAIHLKIGQLLLKNSRPQYIKEQIFDIVNHLNVGSDLITHQPEKDQLARLNLLAGQKAKAATAYKPAVSYLRAGLELLTPNTWDYQYQLTLDLYLERIETEYINTNIEQATQLSDIALEHAKTVLDRAKIYALKIKFYIAQNDCAKVLDTGTQVLKMLGVSLVKTAPQNLINEDLLDVPNMDDPYKLAAMNILMLLCPIAFISNSPLGLPFVFTMLQLVKDYGNSKEAIYAYGIYGVILCGPLADIDTGHHFFQISLQLLDKFDAKELKSKIYNMLGANILHWKQHTRETLKILHESLQSGLDTGDIEQACHAALFYCEHHFFIGHNLKSLASKQEKYLNIIANLKQEYQFNYTKICGQTVLNLLNISNNKYNLIGKHFNEIESLPKLLADNSFIAVFYIYFNKLMLAYLFNDYQQAISNAMKAEEYTLYVRAMMVWGEYNFYYALALLAEYLNVTKNEQKRYMAKVVESQQRLKEWADHAPANYQHKYELVEAEINRVNGEAFKAMEYYDRAISNAREQGYTQEEALANERAAEFYLSIGRNRIARDYMSEAYNNYMRWGATAKIKDLESTYPQLINAIAVVYPENNRNLTTTSSNAASVIDLATVVKASQAISGEIRLDKLLEKLMQLVIENGGAQTGSLILAIDGKLIVQAQASVDSELVVLQPSVPVKTSQFLPQTIINYVERTREDLVLSYACQTERFLADPYIVGNQIKSVLCTPILNQGQLLGILYLENNLVSGAFTPERLELLKLLSSQAAISLQNALLYASLEQKVADRTQELNKKNLRLKLLNTLSRELNSGLAVEQVIEKTVQRLSENFPDFRVAYFTINDDGILSVVYAMSTTGYAYAPAEMPLSTNAIADLKTTPAYLFTLRQGQPVIVDNLDTEISLAPLTDVIKVTGTQALLDIPLKHSEKLVGLLRFDSVTPHQWNQHEIATLTQVADYLTVALREAYTQQALVQEQEFLKAVLNNVQAGIVACDADGILTLFNPAARQFHGLDQKAIPPNEWSKYYKLYLPDGKTLMKTENLPLFRALQGNNVRNEEMILISGQGEVSTLLVSGQAIIDPQGKKLGAVVASQDITLIKQATNEIALARDQALAATRAKSEFLATMSHEIRTPMNAVIGMTGLLLDTNLTAEQRKFAEIIRNSGELLLTLINDILDFSKIESGKLELELQPFDIQQVIKSSLDLLASNALNKGLKIAYLVDPQTPTTINGDSTRLRQILVNLLSNAVKFTDKGEVIVSVTAQKLVAEEQEILSQSKSYTPKSDSGLYKIQFAVKDTGIGIPENRMERLFQSFMQVDSSTSRQYGGTGLGLAISKRLSELMGGQMWLESGGVIAGNPPKNWQKAILSGESIHSREVVSNEEQFSRSKSQGCIFYFTIIAAKSSNSPQGATEISKQYQLQTVNFTPPKIDQNFAKKLPLRILVAEDNRVNQDVALHLLQAIGYRADIVSNGLEVLEALHSRPYDVVLMDVQMPEMDGLSATQQICSKWDSESRPWIIAMTANAMQGDKEECLAAGMNDYISKPIRIEELIQALSKCQPNNVFLTNEPQKSVIEDQPASQLTSPTPLLQESSPNPIDAKIWQSLQQMLGTGAKEVLAKIIDTYLEEAPQLLSEINAAIAKKDLAALVLTSHSLRSASANLGAIKLSKLCQELESMGRSGTTVEAQKIMLQIEAMYEIVKSALLIETQQG; encoded by the coding sequence ATGATATTAATACCCAACTATACAATTATAGAAACTATCGCTGAATCAAAGAAAAATATTATTTTTCGTTGTTTAAGAGAAGAATCAAAACAACAAATTTTACTTAAAATAATTAATCGCAAACATCCTTCAGCAAAAGATATCGCTCATTTACAACATGAATACACAGTTAGTAAAAATCTTCAGATAGAAGGAGTTATCAAACCCTTAGCCTTGGAAGAGCAAAATAATATTTATTTATTGACATTAGAAAATTTTATAGGAATTTCCTTGCAAAAAATTCTCGGATTCCAAAAGATAGATTTATCAGTTTTTTTAGCTTTAGCAATTCAAATAGTACAAAGCTTAGAAGAACTACACAAACATAATATTATTCATCAAGACCTTCAACCAGAAAATATTATTGTTAACCTCAAAGAAAAAAAAATAAAAATTACAGGTTTTAGCCTTTCCTCGCTACTTTCTAGAGAAACACAAACAGCTATTAATCCCACACAACTCGAAGGCAATCTTACCTATATATCTCCAGAACAAACAGGTAGGATAAATCGCTTTATTGACTACCGTACTGACTTTTATTCTTTGGGCATAACATTTTATGAAATGCTCACAGGACAGTTACCTTTTCCTACAACTGATGTGATGGAATTAATTCACTGTCATATCGCTAAACAGCCTGTACCTCCCCATCAGCTAATCCCAGAAATTCCCTTAGTAATTTCAGATATTGTGATGAAGTTACTTAGCAAGACAGCAGAAGAAAGATACCAAAGTGCTTTTGGAATTAAAGCAGATTTAGAAACTTGTTTAAATCATCTTCAGGATTTAGGCAATATTCCCCAATTTTTTCTTGCTATAAATGATATATCTGAGCAACTGCAAATCCCACAAAAATTATATGGTCGCGAACAAGAAATTGCTCAAATTTTAGCAGCTTTTGACAGAATTAATAATGGCAAAAGCGAATTTTTGTTGGTGGCTGGATATTCCGGGGCTGGTAAGTCAGCTTTAGTCAATGAAATTCATAAACCAATTATTGAAAGACGTGGTTATTTTATTTCGGGAAAATTCGATCAATTTAAACGCAATATTCCTTATGCTTCATTAACTCAAGCTTTTTCTGAATTAATCCGACAGCTACTAACAGAAAATTCTCAAAACATTGAGAATTGGAGACAAAAAATTTTAGATGCTGTAGGCGTTAACGGTCAGGTAATTACTGGTGTAATTCCTGAAGTTGAATTGATCATTGGCAAACAGCCAAATGTGCCAAATTTAGGTGCGACAGAATCTCAAAATCGCTTTAACTTAGTTTTTCAAAAATTTGTAGGTGTTTTTACTCGCCAAGAACATCCACTGGTTTTATTTTTAGATGATTTACAGTGGGCAGACGCAGCTTCACTAAATTTAATTAAATTGATAATTTCTGACGATAATAGCCAGCATTTATTACTGATTGGCGCATATCGAGATCATGAGGTAGATGATTTTCATCCCTTAACACAAACTATTAATGAAATAAAAAAAAGTAATACCCTTATTAGCACTCTTAGTCTATCTCCTTTAAATTTTAGTCAAATTAACCAATTAATTGCTGATACGTTGAAATGTAATTTAGAAGATTCAGAAAATTTAGCAAACCTAGTTTGTAACAAAACTCACGGGAACCCATTTTTCTTAACGCAGTTGCTCAAAAGCATTTATCAAGAAAAAATATTATTTTACAATAAAAATTTTTGTGGTTGGCAATGGGACGTTGAATTAATTAATGATTTGGGTATAACAGATAATGTTGTTCAATTAATGGTAGGTAAACTCAATAAACTAGATCAGAATACACAGGATATTTTAAAGTTGGCAGCTTGCATAGGCAATAAATTTTCTTTGGAAATTCTTTCAATAATTAATGATAAATCTTTAGTTACTACTGCCAATCAACTTTGGGAAGCACTCCAAGCTGGTTTAATTTTACCCCTCAGTAATGCTTACAAAATTCCTTTACTTGCTACTACTGAATTATCAGTAGTAGCAAGTAATCTTAGCTGGCATCACGACAACCTAGTTATTGAATATAAGTTTTTGCACGATCGCGTACAACAAGCTGCATATTCTTTAATCCCAGAACACCGTAAACAAGCCATTCATTTAAAAATAGGTCAACTACTATTAAAGAATAGCCGACCTCAATACATAAAAGAGCAAATATTTGATATTGTTAATCACCTGAATGTTGGTAGCGATTTAATTACTCACCAGCCAGAAAAAGATCAATTAGCAAGGCTAAATCTTTTAGCTGGTCAAAAAGCGAAAGCAGCAACAGCATATAAACCAGCAGTCAGCTACTTAAGAGCAGGTTTAGAATTGTTAACGCCTAATACTTGGGATTATCAATATCAGCTAACCCTAGATTTATATTTAGAAAGAATAGAAACAGAATATATTAACACGAATATTGAACAAGCTACCCAACTTTCTGATATTGCTTTAGAACACGCTAAAACTGTTTTAGATAGAGCAAAAATATACGCTTTAAAAATTAAATTTTATATTGCCCAAAATGATTGCGCCAAAGTCTTAGATACAGGTACGCAAGTTTTAAAAATGTTGGGTGTAAGCTTGGTAAAAACAGCACCACAAAATTTAATTAATGAGGATTTGCTTGATGTACCTAACATGGATGATCCTTATAAATTAGCAGCTATGAATATTTTAATGTTGCTCTGTCCAATTGCTTTTATTTCTAATAGTCCGTTAGGTTTACCATTTGTATTTACAATGCTGCAACTTGTTAAAGATTATGGTAATTCTAAAGAAGCTATTTATGCTTATGGCATCTATGGTGTAATTCTTTGTGGCCCATTAGCAGATATAGATACTGGGCATCATTTTTTTCAAATATCTTTACAACTGTTAGATAAGTTTGATGCCAAAGAATTAAAGTCTAAAATATATAATATGCTGGGGGCAAACATTCTACATTGGAAACAACATACTAGAGAAACTTTAAAAATTTTACATGAGTCTTTGCAAAGCGGTTTAGATACTGGTGATATTGAGCAAGCTTGTCATGCTGCCTTGTTTTACTGCGAACATCATTTTTTTATAGGTCATAATTTAAAATCTCTAGCTAGTAAGCAGGAAAAGTATTTAAATATAATCGCTAATCTTAAACAAGAATACCAATTTAATTACACTAAAATTTGTGGACAAACAGTTTTAAATCTTTTAAATATATCAAACAATAAATATAATTTAATTGGTAAACACTTTAATGAAATAGAATCTTTACCCAAACTTTTAGCAGATAATAGTTTTATTGCTGTTTTTTATATTTATTTCAATAAATTAATGCTTGCTTACTTGTTTAATGATTACCAGCAAGCTATAAGCAATGCTATGAAAGCAGAAGAATACACCCTTTATGTACGAGCGATGATGGTATGGGGTGAATATAATTTCTACTATGCTCTCGCCTTACTTGCAGAATATTTGAATGTTACAAAAAATGAACAAAAACGCTACATGGCTAAGGTAGTAGAGAGCCAGCAAAGGTTAAAAGAATGGGCGGATCATGCTCCAGCAAATTATCAGCATAAGTATGAATTAGTAGAAGCGGAAATTAATCGAGTAAATGGGGAAGCTTTCAAAGCAATGGAATATTACGACCGCGCAATTTCCAACGCTAGAGAGCAGGGATATACCCAAGAAGAAGCACTAGCGAATGAACGAGCAGCAGAATTTTATCTATCTATAGGTAGAAATAGAATTGCTAGAGATTATATGAGCGAAGCTTATAATAACTATATGCGCTGGGGAGCGACAGCCAAAATAAAAGATTTAGAGTCAACATATCCGCAACTAATTAATGCGATCGCAGTAGTATATCCAGAAAATAATCGCAATCTAACTACAACTAGCAGTAACGCAGCTTCAGTAATAGATTTAGCCACTGTAGTTAAAGCATCACAAGCTATTTCTGGAGAAATTAGGCTGGATAAGTTATTAGAAAAATTGATGCAGTTAGTTATTGAAAATGGCGGCGCACAAACAGGAAGCTTAATTTTAGCAATAGATGGCAAACTTATAGTTCAAGCCCAAGCGTCTGTAGACTCTGAATTAGTAGTTTTGCAGCCATCAGTTCCAGTAAAAACCAGCCAATTTTTACCACAAACAATAATTAATTATGTCGAGCGAACAAGGGAAGATTTAGTTTTAAGTTATGCTTGTCAAACAGAAAGATTTTTGGCAGATCCTTATATTGTTGGTAATCAAATCAAATCTGTATTATGTACTCCTATTCTTAACCAAGGTCAACTTCTTGGCATTCTTTATCTGGAAAACAATCTGGTAAGTGGTGCATTTACTCCTGAAAGGTTGGAATTATTAAAACTTCTGTCTTCTCAAGCAGCTATTTCTTTACAAAATGCTTTATTATATGCTTCTCTAGAGCAAAAAGTAGCGGATAGAACGCAAGAATTAAATAAAAAAAATCTTCGCCTTAAATTACTTAATACATTATCTCGTGAGCTTAATTCTGGGTTAGCAGTTGAGCAAGTAATTGAAAAAACTGTACAACGATTAAGCGAAAATTTTCCCGATTTTCGGGTAGCTTACTTCACTATTAATGACGATGGAATTTTGAGTGTAGTATATGCGATGTCTACGACGGGCTACGCCTACGCACCAGCAGAAATGCCACTGTCAACTAATGCTATAGCCGATTTAAAAACTACTCCTGCTTATTTATTTACCTTACGTCAAGGTCAACCTGTAATTGTTGACAATCTCGATACTGAAATTAGTTTAGCGCCGTTAACTGATGTTATTAAAGTAACTGGCACACAAGCTTTACTAGATATTCCTTTAAAACATTCAGAAAAATTAGTAGGTTTGCTCCGCTTTGACTCTGTTACTCCTCATCAATGGAATCAACATGAAATTGCCACTTTAACACAGGTAGCTGACTACTTAACTGTAGCCTTGCGAGAAGCTTATACACAACAAGCGCTTGTACAAGAACAAGAATTTTTAAAAGCAGTTCTTAATAATGTACAAGCTGGAATTGTTGCTTGTGATGCTGATGGAATTTTAACTCTCTTTAATCCTGCTGCCAGACAATTTCATGGTTTAGATCAAAAAGCCATTCCGCCTAACGAATGGTCAAAATACTACAAATTGTATTTGCCTGACGGTAAAACTCTCATGAAAACTGAAAATCTACCTTTATTTCGAGCATTACAAGGTAATAATGTTCGCAATGAAGAAATGATTCTTATTTCAGGACAGGGAGAAGTAAGTACTTTACTCGTTAGTGGACAAGCAATTATTGACCCCCAAGGTAAAAAGCTTGGTGCTGTAGTTGCTTCGCAAGATATTACTTTAATCAAACAAGCAACTAATGAAATAGCTTTAGCGCGGGATCAAGCATTAGCTGCTACCCGTGCCAAAAGTGAATTTTTAGCAACCATGAGCCATGAAATTCGCACTCCGATGAATGCGGTTATTGGCATGACTGGGTTGCTATTAGATACTAATCTCACAGCAGAACAGCGCAAATTTGCTGAAATTATTCGTAATAGTGGGGAATTATTACTCACCCTAATTAACGACATTCTCGACTTTTCTAAAATAGAATCTGGCAAACTTGAATTAGAACTCCAGCCTTTTGATATCCAGCAAGTTATTAAAAGCTCTTTAGATTTACTGGCATCAAATGCGCTGAATAAAGGATTAAAAATAGCTTACTTGGTAGACCCTCAAACTCCTACCACAATCAATGGAGACTCTACAAGACTGCGACAAATATTAGTAAACTTGCTCAGTAATGCTGTCAAGTTTACAGACAAAGGAGAAGTAATTGTTTCAGTCACAGCGCAAAAATTAGTAGCAGAAGAACAAGAAATACTCAGCCAATCGAAATCTTACACGCCTAAATCCGATTCTGGGCTATACAAAATTCAATTTGCTGTTAAAGACACAGGCATAGGCATTCCAGAAAACCGAATGGAACGTTTATTCCAATCTTTTATGCAAGTAGATTCATCTACTAGCCGTCAATATGGAGGAACTGGACTAGGACTAGCTATTAGTAAGCGTTTAAGTGAATTAATGGGCGGTCAGATGTGGTTGGAAAGTGGCGGAGTAATTGCTGGAAATCCTCCTAAAAATTGGCAAAAGGCGATTTTATCTGGGGAATCGATACATAGTAGAGAAGTTGTTAGCAATGAAGAGCAATTTTCCAGATCTAAATCCCAGGGCTGCATATTTTATTTCACTATCATTGCTGCAAAAAGTTCTAATTCTCCCCAAGGCGCAACCGAGATTAGCAAACAATATCAGTTACAAACAGTAAACTTTACACCACCTAAAATCGATCAAAACTTTGCTAAAAAGTTACCTTTGCGGATTCTAGTAGCAGAAGATAATCGCGTGAATCAGGATGTAGCTTTACACTTACTACAAGCAATTGGATATCGAGCCGATATAGTTAGCAATGGGTTAGAAGTTTTAGAAGCTTTGCACAGTCGCCCTTATGATGTGGTGCTAATGGATGTGCAAATGCCAGAAATGGATGGATTATCAGCTACACAGCAGATTTGCTCAAAATGGGATAGTGAATCGCGTCCTTGGATTATTGCCATGACAGCTAATGCTATGCAAGGAGACAAAGAAGAATGTCTTGCTGCTGGCATGAATGATTATATTAGCAAGCCGATTCGTATAGAAGAGCTAATTCAGGCTTTGAGCAAGTGTCAGCCAAACAATGTATTTTTGACTAATGAGCCGCAAAAGAGTGTTATAGAGGATCAGCCAGCATCCCAACTAACATCTCCAACCCCATTGTTGCAAGAGAGTAGCCCAAATCCAATTGATGCCAAAATTTGGCAATCTTTACAACAAATGCTTGGCACTGGAGCTAAGGAAGTACTGGCGAAAATCATTGATACTTATCTAGAGGAGGCTCCACAATTATTAAGTGAAATCAATGCTGCTATTGCCAAAAAAGATCTAGCAGCATTGGTACTTACATCACATTCCTTGAGGTCAGCAAGTGCTAATTTAGGAGCTATTAAGCTGTCTAAACTTTGTCAAGAGTTGGAATCAATGGGGCGTTCTGGTACTACGGTAGAGGCGCAAAAAATAATGCTCCAAATTGAAGCAATGTACGAAATAGTTAAGTCAGCTTTGCTGATTGAAACACAGCAAGGTTAA
- a CDS encoding Npun_F5749 family FMN-dependent PPOX-type flavoprotein, which produces MSLAPWRSHLADALERNRSLPYARYLQLATVRTDGRPANRTVVFRGFLEDTNQLQFITDSRSEKVEQIQHLSWGEACWYFPETREQFRISGELTLVQANHSDGLLVRSRSASWQKLSDAARLQFTWRYPGKNRAEDSPAFSPPSPDAVEPLPNFCLLLLDPIQVDHLELRSDPHNRCLYRLDSNVWSIQTVNP; this is translated from the coding sequence ATGTCTCTTGCACCCTGGCGATCGCATCTTGCAGACGCTCTTGAGCGAAACCGTAGCCTACCTTATGCTCGTTACTTACAACTAGCCACAGTTCGCACTGATGGGCGACCTGCTAATCGTACAGTTGTATTTCGAGGGTTTCTAGAAGATACCAATCAACTTCAATTTATCACAGACTCCCGCAGCGAGAAGGTAGAACAAATCCAGCATCTCTCGTGGGGAGAAGCTTGTTGGTATTTTCCTGAGACACGGGAACAATTTCGGATTTCTGGTGAGCTAACCTTAGTACAAGCTAATCATAGTGATGGCTTATTAGTGCGATCGCGATCTGCATCTTGGCAAAAACTTTCTGATGCGGCTCGTTTACAATTTACTTGGCGCTACCCTGGTAAAAATAGAGCGGAAGACTCGCCAGCGTTTTCGCCACCGTCACCAGACGCAGTTGAACCACTACCAAATTTTTGCTTATTACTACTCGATCCAATACAAGTAGATCACCTAGAATTACGAAGTGATCCACATAATCGCTGCCTTTACCGTCTTGATAGCAATGTATGGTCTATTCAAACAGTAAATCCTTAA
- a CDS encoding alpha-amylase family glycosyl hydrolase: protein MTESQKPTLTLDNAAAKAAAGFHTEEIKSEHDAEFEFLFTRAIEFRQETIYFIVVDRFNDGDPSNNEGSKPELYDPTRQKWGKYWGGDLQGIIDKLDYLKSMGVTAIWVSPLFEQVEDLQFESAAMHGYWTKDFKRINPRFVAKNESTSLFECNVFDRLIAEIHKRGMKLILDIVCNHSSPDINGRKGELYDDGVLIADFYNDTNNWYHHYGEVTDWENQWQVENFEMSGLADFNEDNPDFRNYIKTAIKQWLDRGVDALRVDTVKHMPIWFWQEFNADLQTHKPSLFVFGEWGFSKPQDSFSVKFANKAGMTILDFGLCDAIRAALAQNSAGGFHLIQNILDLDYLYDTATELITFIDNHDMPRFLSLNSDWDILRLAINLLMTTRGIPCIYYGTEQYLHDDRNGGNDPYNRPMMEKWDTDTKLYQELQLFSKLRRINPAVSLGSQVQKYITSDIYCYLRRYRDSRCFVAINKGNPTTIDVHYTELEDGEYICMLTKRQFEVKEGKLLGLQLGAKEMIVLSYIGERVIGKTIVRVQLNGLETQPGETVVVTGDCPELGNWDISKAYALEYINANTWFGEIPFNESAGGAIAYKYALLRENQPALRENLVSRRWILASQGTVKWRDTWAD from the coding sequence ATGACCGAATCCCAGAAACCAACCCTTACCCTAGACAATGCAGCAGCTAAAGCTGCGGCTGGATTTCATACCGAAGAAATCAAATCTGAACACGATGCAGAGTTTGAGTTTTTATTTACAAGAGCGATCGAGTTTCGTCAAGAAACAATTTACTTTATTGTTGTAGACCGCTTCAATGATGGTGATCCTAGTAACAATGAAGGCTCTAAGCCAGAACTCTACGATCCAACTAGGCAAAAGTGGGGTAAATACTGGGGCGGAGATTTGCAAGGAATTATTGACAAACTTGACTATCTAAAAAGCATGGGAGTTACAGCAATTTGGGTTTCTCCCTTGTTTGAACAAGTAGAAGATTTACAGTTTGAAAGTGCAGCGATGCACGGCTACTGGACAAAAGATTTTAAACGAATCAACCCCAGATTTGTCGCTAAAAATGAATCAACTTCTTTGTTTGAATGCAATGTATTTGACAGATTAATTGCTGAAATACACAAGCGCGGTATGAAGTTGATTCTAGATATTGTCTGTAACCACAGTAGCCCTGATATTAATGGTCGTAAGGGAGAACTTTATGATGATGGAGTATTAATTGCTGACTTTTATAATGATACCAACAATTGGTATCACCATTATGGTGAGGTAACAGATTGGGAAAATCAATGGCAAGTAGAAAACTTTGAAATGTCAGGATTAGCTGATTTTAATGAAGATAATCCTGATTTTAGAAATTATATTAAAACAGCTATTAAACAATGGTTAGACCGAGGAGTTGATGCTTTAAGGGTTGATACTGTTAAACATATGCCAATTTGGTTTTGGCAAGAGTTTAATGCAGATTTACAAACTCATAAACCTTCATTATTTGTGTTTGGGGAATGGGGTTTTAGCAAACCTCAAGATAGTTTTTCTGTAAAATTTGCCAATAAAGCTGGAATGACAATTCTAGATTTTGGTTTATGTGATGCTATTAGAGCAGCTTTAGCTCAAAATAGTGCAGGGGGATTTCATTTAATTCAAAATATTCTTGATTTAGATTATCTATATGACACAGCCACAGAACTAATTACATTTATTGATAATCACGATATGCCGCGTTTTCTCAGTTTGAATTCAGATTGGGATATATTGCGGTTGGCTATAAATTTACTGATGACAACTCGTGGTATTCCGTGTATTTATTATGGAACTGAACAGTATCTCCATGATGATAGGAATGGCGGAAACGATCCTTACAACCGTCCGATGATGGAAAAGTGGGATACAGATACTAAACTTTATCAAGAACTACAATTATTTTCTAAGTTAAGAAGAATAAACCCAGCAGTATCTTTAGGTAGTCAGGTACAAAAATATATTACTTCTGATATTTACTGCTATCTACGGCGTTATCGTGACTCTCGTTGTTTTGTAGCAATTAATAAAGGTAATCCTACAACAATTGATGTTCACTATACCGAATTAGAGGATGGAGAATATATTTGTATGCTCACCAAGCGTCAGTTTGAAGTAAAGGAAGGCAAGCTTTTAGGGTTACAACTGGGAGCTAAAGAAATGATTGTTCTCAGTTATATAGGAGAACGGGTAATAGGAAAAACTATTGTGCGAGTACAGTTAAATGGCTTGGAAACTCAGCCGGGTGAGACGGTTGTGGTAACAGGGGACTGTCCTGAGTTAGGTAATTGGGATATTAGTAAAGCTTACGCGCTGGAATATATTAATGCCAATACGTGGTTTGGTGAAATTCCATTTAATGAAAGTGCTGGAGGGGCGATCGCATATAAATATGCTCTGTTGCGAGAAAATCAACCAGCTTTAAGAGAAAACCTGGTTTCTCGTCGCTGGATACTGGCATCTCAAGGTACTGTTAAATGGCGCGATACTTGGGCGGATTAA